A window of Drosophila virilis strain 15010-1051.87 unplaced genomic scaffold, Dvir_AGI_RSII-ME tig00000016, whole genome shotgun sequence genomic DNA:
GGTGCGGCGGGCGCAACGGGCTGGCCGTTGCGCAGCTTGCGATTCTCCTCGCGCGTCTTTTGCAATTCCTGTTCGGCGTTTTGCAGCTCCTTTTGGAAGTTCATCAGTATCTCCTGACTCTTTTCCAGCTGCAGCACAAGCTGTTCACGCTCCATGGCCAGCTGTTTGACATCGTTCTCCAGCTTCTGGACGTGCTTCTCCAGCTGTGGATGGGCGCCGCCGGCGGCACCGGGGCCGCGACTGCTCTGCCGCAGAGCTTCCTTTTCCGACTCGGATTTCTCGAGACGATCGTGCAGGCGTCCAAGCTCGGCGCCCATGCGCTCGAATTCGATGCGCGTGGACTCGGTATTCTCCTGCTGTTTGGCCAAATGCATTTGTGCCTTCTCCAGTTCCTTGGCCAAGCGACCGGCCTCCAGTTCGGTAGCATCGCGCGACTGCAGCGCCTTCTCGAGGCGATCACGCAGCCGATCGATCTCCTGTCGCTCGCCCGCTGAGATCGCGGCGGACGAGCGCACCGGCTCGCCGGGGCTCACCGAGGACTGTTGCAGGCGCAAACGATCGACCTCCTTCAGCAGTTTCTCGTGCTTGTCTCGCGCCTTCTCACGCTCAATGTGGGCACGCTCCAGCTCGCTGCGCTGTTTGTCCTGGTTGGCCAGCAATTTAGCGACCTCGCCCTTGGACAGTTCAAGCTGCAGACTGGTCTCGTGCAGCTTCGACTCCATGTTCTGTATTTCGGTCTCGATCTTCTCGTATTTATCCTTGTATTTCTCAAAGGATTCTGACTCGTATTGCGACTTGCCGCGTATCGTCTCCAGCTCCATCAGTGTCTTGTCCAGCTTCTCGCGCAACCGTTCGTTCTCCTCCTTGAGGCGACGCGTCTCACGTCCAAACGTGTCTGTGTCCTGCAGCTTGCGCAGCTCCACCTGATTCTTTTCGTAGCGCTCGCGCAGCTTCTCCAGCTCGACGGCATAGTGGGCTGCCTCCTCCTTGGCGGCCTCCACGCTGGCGGCCGCTTTGGTCTGTGCCGCATGGGCACGCTCCAGCTCGTAGGTGACGCGCTCCAGCTCCGATTGGAAGTGCTCCTTTTCGCCCTGGGCGCGTCGTATGTCCGTTTGCATCTTGTCGAATCGATCCCGATTGTGTTCCAGTTCGGTGCGCGCATTATCCTCGCACTCCTTGGCGCGACTGAGCTGCAGGGCGGCACGATCGCAGGCCTCCTGCAGCCGTGTGCTTTCGTCCTGCAGCTTGCGCAGATCCTCGCGCGCCTTCGAGGCGGCCAAGCCGGAGCGTTCGGCCTCCACCTCGAGTCGGGCGCGATCCGCCTCAGCGGTATCGCAGCGCGATTGCAGGCGATAGATCTCGTTCTGAGCACGATCGTACTTCTCCAGCATCTTCTCGAACTCCTTGTTGGATGTGTCCTTCTCGTCGATGAGCTTCTGGCTGGCATAGAGAGCCTTGTCCAGTTTCTCCTTGAGTATTTCCACCTCGGTGACAGCATCATCGCGCTCCATCTGCAAGAGCAAAGGGATTTGGTCaagctttaaattaaatctgGAAGGGATCGGGGCTTTCAGCTGGGCCAAGCAGTGTTCAAGGAAgctaaaaaatttacaaacagCCAATTCACTGGTAGTTGTCAGTTTCTCATGCGTTTTTGATTAGTTACGATTAgtgttaaatattataatatacatatgtgtatatatatttatagagccAATTGTTTTGTACCTCGCTTTTCTTTGTGTGTTTCTGGGTTCAAATTACCTGCAGTTTCTGCTGTATGGCATGCGATTTCTCATAGCGCTCTTTAAGTACTTCCAGATCGGTTTGCATCGCCTCACGATCTCGTGCGGCCTTCATGAGCAGCGTCTGGGAGGATTCCGAGCGCTCCTTGAGCGTTTCCAGTTCATCAGAGAACTGATCCCTTTCCTTTTGTATGCGCGCTAGCTgcatctgttttttttttttttttattgagtgTATTCATGGGTGTATTCAAAGTGTTcgtgttacatacatacatagcagATAGTTGAAAGATAGATACGTATATACGATAGGCAATACACTTAggatttatgtttatatatatatatgtgtatatatatatttatgtataatgCATCGCAAATGGTGTTTAGTATGTTCTATATGGTATATGGGCATTTACAGGGCTTCATTGTCGAGAATAGAAGATTCAGGTTGTCTATCAGGCTTCTTCGTATGTCTTAACGTCTGTAACGTATTACGTAACGTCTGTTACATGTTACTTAATGTATGTTTGGTGTTACGTAACGTTTGTTCCGTAATACGTAACGTGTTACGTAACGTCTGATACGTTTTACATAACATTTGCTATGATAAACGCGTTAGTTAAAGTCATGTTACATGACGTAACACACCTAATGCCTGTTACGTAATCCGAAAGACTCATTAGGCATAAGCCAACATTTCCTACCCGTacaactcggtcaaatcacgttcgattttcacgaggtttggcctTTTGTTCaaggtttgacctctagagcAATTTGACGTCTCGATCTAGCAACattattcttggtcaaaatgagtttttgatgatattttcaattaatttaaaataaccTTTTTAGCCGGAAATGCCCATATACCTATATTTAGTAGTAGCTATGTACAATTGGTTGGTGAGGAAGGAAGGGAGGATTATTGTGTTAGTTGAGTATTGGGATTCAGGTATTTACAACACATTACAGTAACATTTGATAGACAACGTTTAGGCACAGGTTAGGTAACAAGATCTACGCGTGTTGCATGGCTCGGCGTCTGTGtcgtgtgtttctgtgtgtgtttctgctttggtgtgcgtgtctgtgtgtgttgtggcACCTTGGGGGCATCCCATACCTGCGTCTTCTCAAGCTTTTCGCGTATGCGATCCGTATCCAGCGTGAGAGTTTCGCGTTCCTTCTGCATGCGCGCCGCCTGGCCGAGCGCCTTGTCCAGCTGCGATTGGAGATTATCATAGTCATAGGTGAGCTTCTCCTTTTCGAGCACCAGACGTCGATTCTCGGTGCCGGCCTTGTCTAGTTTATCCTGCAGATGATCGACCCTCGTTCTGTGCCTTGTCCAGCGTGTTTTGCAGCTTCtcgtgctgcagctgcgcctTGCCCAGCGTTGCCTGCGTGCGCTCCATTTCCTCCTTGATCTTCTCCACCTCGGCGAACGCCTATCGTAGGAGTGGGATGTTTTGAGAGGAACGGGCTATGGACTAGCTGAAAGTGTTTGCCTACCCGATCGCGATCGGCGTGTATACGCGAGACGCCGCTCTGCGCCTTCTCCAGCTCCTGGCGCAGACTCTCCTGCTCGCCCTGGGCATTCTCCAGCTTCGCCTTCAGTCGGTACACTTCGCCCTGGCTCTTCTCCAGCTTCTCCTGCAGTGCGGCGGCCTCTTCGCGTGCGCGCTCCGCATCCGACTGCGCATTATCGTTGGGGGTTttttgttatcgttatcgagTTAATGTGACGGACGGGGGGTAAATTGGATGTGGATAACGGATATTATTTACAGGCAGCATGTGAGGATGGTTCttaaatgaatgaatgtctgactgactgactgactggttgactgactgattgactgactgactgaccgattGTCAGACACAAAACAAAGGTAAACAACAAGTACGAGTACTTATAATAATTACGATAACAAATACGATTACGATTACGATTACGATAACAGCGTCTAAAACGAGCGATTCATATGTATGCTGCGAGGCTTAGCACAAAGCGAATTCACAATAGACAGTGGATGACACATGACAAATGGGCACAAAGGCATAtcgagagtaagagagagagagagaggcagagaaagagcgagagcaGGCAATGAGGCTGTTTCAAGCAAACGATAGGTGGCGCTCGGGTGCAAAACGGATgcgtgtatgtttgtgtgtgtgtgtgaataggTAAAGCTAAGAGCATTAAGTTTAAGACTGTTAAGCaaagtgtgcgtgtgagtgtgttgcttgtgtgtgtgtgtgtgctgcttgtgtgcctgtgtgtgtatacgcTTAATTAACAGCTTAACTAAGTCAAGCGCAAGTTTTGCAACTTTCCCGCAGTTCGAAAACTGCTGTCAAAGTCACGTTGCAAAATGGTTTCGCggcgttgttattgttgtttatgtgtgtgtgtgagagagaaagtgtgtgtgtgcgtgtgtgtatgttgctGTGCTTAATCTACGATTCCTGAGTTAAAGCCTTTGGGTAATTCCTGATGTATTTGCTTGTACTTTGTACTTAAGTTTGTCAATTTAATGCGTGGGAGATTTGAAATGCCAAGAAAAGGCATTAGGATTGAGACCTTAGCATATAATATCAAAGCTAATAGTTAGTGCTAGTGATATGAAAAAAAGGtattatattaaatgaatCTAGCCAATATCGGAAAGTGTAGAGAAATCTAGCTCTAAATTGCGTAGCGTATAAGTTTAGTTCACGTTTGTGAGCTTGTCTACTTGATAGTTCAAGTTAACTTCAGATTTGCTTTTGGTAAAGATCAGAAGGGCCTAGTAGATTCcagctttaattaaaagttaaaGACTTTTATAGGAGACGTAGAGAATATATCGTTCTCAGCGCCAGCGCTTAAATTCTTGTATTTGACTATCTCAAAGAAGTAAACACTGAATGGCTTTTTAGGAGGTTATTTTGGGTGGGGTTATTTGTGGTTTTCAGATGGTTTTGATGTTCCATTGGAGAACTTTTCGACAATACACACAACTCATGCAGGAGACGCACCCAACACTCAAATGTTTCGAATCCAAACGATGAGAGATGATTTGACATGGACTCAAAGCGATTTATACAAGGTGGAACAAATGttgtgttttatataaatgtgttaAGTATTAGTTATGTGGATTAGTTAGTATGATGTTAGGCAatgcaagtatatatatatatagctatgtAGTATTGTACAGTAAGTAAAACATGTGACATCTAGATAGAAGATaaattcttgtttttttttaatactgaTTTCCTATCATCTTGTCAAATGTTTTAGTTTCTGGGTTTTTGTACGAGtatctttgtttgtttgtttgtttgtttttcaagcatTTACTCACAAAACGTTTTTCAGTTTCGCCCTATAGAAAATGAATGTAAGCACAACGGTTTAGATAGAGTTTGGGTTTTAGTATACATTATTTAACAACTTTAAAGAAACACAataagtatattttaataGTTAACTATGATTGtatctttttacttttttacgTTAAAGCTAAGTAAAAGCACTAAAAGAACATTACCGATATTTTAAAGTTTAACTAAACTTTCTCTAGCTTTcgcacaaaatgtttatttttgatttacagAATACAATTTACAGAATTCTTAAAAATTCGTTCAAATGTTTTcggctttaattaaattaagtttaaatattcataaaaaaagcagaactttatttaaaacttcaaatattttgtagaaAGGTTTCTGCTTTCATATTTGAACTATTTTCAGaagattttatatatttaaacttttgcAAAGACGCGCTGATTTGCAGGTGCAAAAGTGTGTTATGTTTggctgtgagtgtgtgtgtgtgtgtgtgtgtgtgtatgtgggtgtgcgtgtgtgttgcagtagttgttgctgttgcaattgctgAAAGTGTGGCTTAGTTCAGAAAGTGTTTGCCTTGTAGCAGTGGAAACGTATAGAGTATATAGATTGTATAGAGTATTCATTCATGAATCGAAGCCAGTGCAAACTATTATTAACaagtattgttgttgttgttgttgtagcacacgcacacatagacaTGAAATTTGGCTTGCACTTTTTGCGAGAACATTTTCAGACAACTAGCTAATAgagcacacacagatactcGTGTGTGTACAGATATAGATAcgaatatgtttatatatatatatatatagagagagagagatatgtatatattgtatatgtatatatagcgTTTATGGGACTTGCGATCGATTAACTGTACCTGTGTCACTCTCAGCTCGGCCTGAGTGCGCCGCAGCTCGGCGGCAGCCTTGTCCGCGCGCTCCTGCGCCCGATCCAGCTCCTGGGATGTGGTCATTGTGGTGCGTCCGAATGTCGTCTATACGCGACGCGAAACATAACAATTAGTATATAGTTTATGGCAGAGATATCTATGTATTAGTTGCAACTACAGAGTTAGAAAACACAGTTagacaacaacacaaactGAAGCattagcaaaacaaaatagtcCAGCAGCAAAGCAATTGAAAATGAGCATTACgatgcgtatacgtaatttgtGACTATGTGTGTACGGTTTATATACTGATTTTGAAGGGTATTTTCGTTAGATATA
This region includes:
- the LOC116649770 gene encoding golgin subfamily A member 6-like protein 25 — protein: MPRASRRVCARSWRRRRAASRVYTPIAIGRSPRWRRSRRKWSARRQRWARRSCSTRSCKTRWTRHRTRVDHLQDKLDKAGTENRRLVLEKEKLTYDYDNLQSQLDKALGQAARMQKERETLTLDTDRIREKLEKTQMQLARIQKERDQFSDELETLKERSESSQTLLMKAARDREAMQTDLEVLKERYEKSHAIQQKLQMERDDAVTEVEILKEKLDKALYASQKLIDEKDTSNKEFEKMLEKYDRAQNEIYRLQSRCDTAEADRARLEVEAERSGLAASKAREDLRKLQDESTRLQEACDRAALQLSRAKECEDNARTELEHNRDRFDKMQTDIRRAQGEKEHFQSELERVTYELERAHAAQTKAAASVEAAKEEAAHYAVELEKLRERYEKNQVELRKLQDTDTFGRETRRLKEENERLREKLDKTLMELETIRGKSQYESESFEKYKDKYEKIETEIQNMESKLHETSLQLELSKGEVAKLLANQDKQRSELERAHIEREKARDKHEKLLKEVDRLRLQQSSVSPGEPVRSSAAISAGERQEIDRLRDRLEKALQSRDATELEAGRLAKELEKAQMHLAKQQENTESTRIEFERMGAELGRLHDRLEKSESEKEALRQSSRGPGAAGGAHPQLEKHVQKLENDVKQLAMEREQLVLQLEKSQEILMNFQKELQNAEQELQKTREENRKLRNGQPVAPAAPAEIQAMQKEIQTLQQKLQESERALAAAGPQQQQQAAAAAAGASREEIEQWRKVIEQEKNRADMADKAAQEMHKRIQLMDQHIKDQHAQMQKMQQQMTQQQQQAAQQAAQQQQTAAASGGVDAKELEKVKVELQAACTERDRFQQQLELLVQELEKSQLSNQEQAKQLQTAQQQVQQLQQQIQQLQQQMQQLQQAGSAGAAATDVQRQQLEQQQKQLEEVRKQIDNQAKATEGERKIIDEQRKQIEAKRKDIEDKEKKMAEFDVQLRKRKEQMDQLEKSLQTQGGGAAAAGELNKKLMDTQRQLEACVKELQNTKEEHKKAATETERLLQLVQMSQEEQNAKEKTIMDLQQALKIAQAKVKQAQTQQQQQQDAGPAGFLKSFF